In a genomic window of Micromonospora cremea:
- the pcrA gene encoding DNA helicase PcrA, translated as MHPLFDIPASPPAPESAPARPDRPRPAAVRLDPQQLLAGLNGPQRDAVSHAGSPLLIVAGAGSGKTRVLTHRIAYLLAARDVHPGEIIAITFTNKAAGEMKERVAALVGPRARLMWVSTFHSACVRILRAEHEHAGLKSTFSIYDADDSRRLMQLVTRELDLDPKRYPARGLAAQVSNLKNELIDPEQFAARATGPNERALAEAYTLYQRRLREAHALDFDDLIMTTVHLLQSHPHVAESYRRRFRHVLVDEYQDTNHAQYTLIKELVSGTDGLEPAELCVVGDADQSIYAFRGATIRNILEFERDFTDARTILLEQNYRSTQTILNAANAVIDRNTSRKPKRLWSEAGAGERIVGYVADTEHAEADWAAREIDRLVDADETRPGDVAVFYRTNAQSRVFEEVFIRVGLPYKVVGGVRFYERKEVRDALAYLRSVVNDDDTVSLRRVLNTPRRGIGDRAEACVEALSSRDRISFGAALRRAREAPGISSRAANGIADFVALLDGARELAETGTPEEVLEALLTRSGYLTELEESLDPQDAGRVDNLQELVSVAREYTERIEATGAEGERATLAGFLEQVALVADADQIPSDDPDHQGVVTLMTLHTAKGLEFPVVFLTGLEDGVFPHLRSLGDTRELEEERRLAYVGITRARQRLYLSRAVTRSAWGQPSYNPPSRFLEELPPELVHWERTEGSYTSWAGGGGGVGGRADRVPGGRGTFNGGTPKAAQLAKRLGVDASRLTTASELPQGPKVSAGDRVNHQRYGLGRVVAVEGHGPGARAQIDFGDQTMWLVLRHAPIDKL; from the coding sequence ATGCATCCTCTCTTCGACATTCCCGCGTCCCCGCCTGCGCCGGAGTCCGCGCCGGCCCGTCCGGACCGGCCCCGGCCGGCCGCTGTCCGCCTCGATCCGCAGCAGCTGCTCGCCGGGCTGAACGGGCCGCAGCGCGACGCGGTCAGCCACGCCGGTTCGCCGCTGCTGATCGTGGCCGGCGCCGGGTCGGGCAAGACCCGGGTGCTCACCCACCGGATCGCCTACCTGCTGGCCGCGCGGGACGTGCATCCCGGGGAGATCATCGCGATCACCTTCACCAACAAGGCGGCCGGCGAGATGAAGGAGCGGGTCGCCGCGCTGGTCGGCCCGCGGGCCCGATTGATGTGGGTGTCGACGTTCCACTCCGCCTGTGTCCGCATCCTGCGCGCCGAGCACGAGCACGCGGGCCTCAAGTCGACGTTCTCGATCTACGACGCGGACGACTCGCGCCGGCTGATGCAGCTGGTCACCCGCGAGCTGGACCTCGACCCGAAGCGCTACCCGGCACGCGGGCTGGCCGCCCAGGTCTCCAACCTGAAGAACGAGCTGATCGACCCGGAGCAGTTCGCCGCGCGGGCCACGGGGCCCAACGAGCGGGCGCTGGCCGAGGCGTACACGCTCTACCAGCGTCGGCTGCGTGAGGCGCACGCGCTGGACTTCGACGACCTGATCATGACCACGGTGCACCTGCTCCAGTCCCATCCGCACGTCGCCGAGAGCTACCGCCGCCGGTTCCGGCACGTCCTGGTCGACGAGTACCAGGACACCAACCACGCGCAGTACACGCTGATCAAGGAGCTGGTCTCCGGCACCGACGGGCTGGAGCCGGCCGAGCTGTGCGTGGTCGGTGACGCCGACCAGTCGATCTACGCGTTCCGCGGCGCGACGATCCGCAACATCCTGGAGTTCGAGCGGGACTTCACCGACGCGCGGACGATCCTGCTGGAGCAGAACTACCGCTCCACCCAGACTATCCTCAACGCGGCCAACGCGGTGATCGACCGGAACACCTCCCGAAAGCCGAAGCGGCTGTGGAGCGAGGCCGGCGCCGGCGAGCGGATCGTCGGCTACGTGGCCGACACCGAGCACGCCGAGGCGGACTGGGCGGCGCGGGAGATCGACCGGCTGGTCGACGCCGACGAGACCCGCCCCGGCGACGTTGCCGTCTTCTACCGCACCAACGCCCAGTCCCGGGTCTTCGAGGAGGTGTTCATCCGGGTCGGCCTGCCCTACAAGGTGGTCGGCGGGGTGCGCTTCTACGAGCGCAAGGAGGTCCGCGACGCGCTCGCGTACCTGCGTTCGGTGGTCAACGACGACGACACGGTGAGCCTGCGGCGGGTGCTGAACACTCCGCGCCGGGGGATCGGCGACCGAGCGGAGGCGTGCGTCGAGGCGCTCTCCAGCCGCGACCGGATCTCCTTCGGCGCGGCGCTGCGCCGGGCCCGGGAGGCGCCGGGCATCTCCAGCCGCGCGGCCAACGGCATCGCCGACTTCGTGGCTCTGCTCGACGGCGCCCGGGAGCTGGCCGAGACCGGCACTCCGGAGGAGGTGCTGGAGGCGCTGCTGACCCGCTCGGGCTACCTCACCGAGCTGGAGGAGAGCCTGGACCCGCAGGACGCCGGCCGGGTGGACAACCTCCAGGAGCTGGTCAGCGTCGCCCGGGAGTACACCGAGCGGATCGAGGCGACCGGCGCCGAGGGCGAGCGGGCAACTCTGGCGGGCTTCCTGGAGCAGGTCGCACTGGTCGCCGACGCGGACCAGATCCCCTCCGACGACCCCGACCATCAGGGCGTGGTCACCCTGATGACGCTGCACACCGCCAAGGGGCTGGAGTTCCCGGTGGTCTTCCTGACCGGGCTGGAGGACGGTGTCTTCCCGCACCTGCGTTCGCTGGGCGACACCCGCGAGCTGGAGGAGGAGCGCCGGCTTGCGTACGTCGGCATCACCCGGGCCCGACAGCGGCTCTACCTCTCCCGGGCGGTGACCCGCTCGGCCTGGGGACAGCCGTCCTACAACCCTCCGTCGCGGTTCCTGGAGGAGTTGCCGCCGGAGCTGGTGCACTGGGAGCGCACCGAGGGGTCGTACACCTCGTGGGCCGGTGGGGGCGGCGGCGTGGGCGGCCGCGCGGACCGCGTGCCGGGCGGGCGGGGCACCTTCAACGGGGGCACGCCGAAGGCGGCGCAGCTGGCGAAGCGGCTCGGCGTGGACGCCAGCCGCCTGACCACGGCCAGCGAGCTGCCGCAGGGGCCGAAGGTGTCGGCCGGCGACCGGGTCAACCACCAGCGCTACGGGCTGGGGCGGGTGGTCGCCGTCGAGGGGCACGGCCCGGGTGCCCGCGCGCAGATCGACTTCGGCGACCAGACCATGTGGCTGGTGCTGCGGCACGCCCCGATCGACAAGCTCTGA
- a CDS encoding chorismate mutase produces MMTDVAEQSGGPVRPGADQSPVDRGEPVAGVAPPAEDGGPAEARTGTAEPAAAARIVQIRERIDEIDNALISLWHERATLSQEVGATRMASGGTRLVLSREREILERFRVALGADGTQLALLLLRAGRGPL; encoded by the coding sequence ATGATGACAGACGTGGCGGAGCAGAGCGGCGGGCCGGTCCGACCGGGGGCGGACCAGTCCCCGGTCGACAGAGGCGAGCCCGTGGCGGGGGTGGCGCCACCCGCCGAGGACGGCGGGCCGGCCGAGGCACGGACCGGCACCGCGGAGCCGGCCGCCGCCGCACGGATCGTGCAGATCAGGGAACGGATCGACGAGATCGACAACGCGTTGATCTCGCTCTGGCACGAGCGGGCCACGCTGTCCCAGGAGGTCGGGGCGACCCGGATGGCGTCCGGCGGGACGCGCCTGGTGCTCTCCCGGGAACGGGAGATCCTGGAGCGTTTCCGGGTCGCACTCGGCGCCGACGGCACCCAACTGGCGCTGCTGCTGCTCCGGGCGGGCCGCGGCCCGCTGTGA
- a CDS encoding ABC transporter ATP-binding protein, protein MSENIIEVRDLVKHYPVTQGVVFKKTVGQVKAVDGVSFGLGAGETLGVVGESGCGKSTLARVLMNLERPTAGSVVYKGQDISKLSGGALRRLRRQIQLVMQDPYTSLNPRMTVGDLLGEPFEIHPEVAPKGSRRAKVRELLDLVGLNPEHINRYPHQFSGGQRQRIGIARALALRPEVIVCDEPVSALDVSIQAQVMNLLEQLQGEFGLSYVFIAHDLSVVRHLSDRVAVMYLGKIVEIGTEDEIYERPTHPYTQALLSAVPVPDPTQRHNKTIIRLTGDVPSPISPPSGCRFRTRCWKAQEVCAEQVPLLEIRQGSDHPSACHFAEKREIVASHEAA, encoded by the coding sequence GTGTCTGAGAACATCATCGAGGTCCGTGACCTGGTCAAGCACTACCCCGTCACCCAGGGCGTGGTGTTCAAGAAGACCGTCGGTCAGGTCAAGGCGGTCGACGGGGTCTCATTCGGTCTGGGTGCCGGTGAGACGCTGGGCGTGGTCGGCGAGTCCGGCTGCGGCAAGTCGACCCTCGCCCGGGTGCTGATGAACCTGGAGCGGCCGACCGCCGGCAGCGTGGTCTACAAGGGCCAGGACATCTCCAAGCTCTCCGGCGGGGCGCTGCGGCGCCTCCGCCGCCAGATCCAGCTGGTGATGCAGGACCCGTACACCTCGCTGAACCCCCGGATGACCGTCGGTGACCTGCTCGGTGAGCCGTTCGAGATCCACCCGGAGGTGGCGCCGAAGGGCAGCCGTCGGGCGAAGGTCAGGGAACTGCTCGACCTGGTCGGGCTCAACCCGGAGCACATCAACCGGTACCCGCACCAGTTCTCCGGCGGTCAGCGTCAGCGCATCGGCATCGCCCGGGCGCTCGCGCTGCGGCCCGAGGTGATCGTCTGCGACGAGCCGGTGTCGGCGCTGGACGTCTCCATCCAGGCCCAGGTGATGAACCTGCTGGAGCAGCTCCAGGGCGAGTTCGGTCTCTCGTACGTCTTCATCGCGCACGACCTGTCGGTGGTCCGTCACCTCTCGGACCGCGTCGCGGTGATGTACCTCGGCAAGATCGTGGAGATCGGCACCGAGGACGAGATCTACGAGCGGCCGACCCACCCGTACACCCAGGCGCTGCTCTCGGCGGTGCCGGTGCCGGACCCGACCCAGCGGCACAACAAGACGATCATCCGGCTCACCGGTGACGTGCCGTCGCCGATCAGCCCGCCCTCGGGCTGCCGGTTCCGCACCCGCTGCTGGAAGGCGCAGGAGGTCTGCGCCGAGCAGGTCCCGCTGCTGGAGATCCGGCAGGGCTCGGACCACCCGAGCGCCTGCCACTTCGCGGAGAAGCGCGAGATCGTCGCGAGCCACGAGGCTGCCTGA
- a CDS encoding ABC transporter ATP-binding protein → MSEQSAPGTGGSGRPSGRLLEVDDLRVEFRTRDGVAKVINGVTYHVDAGETLAVLGESGSGKSVTAQTIMGILDTPPGFVTGGQVRFHGKDMLRMSNEERRRIRGEGIAMIFQDALSALNPVFTVGFQIAEQFRVRRGMGRAEAKKRAIEMLDQVKIPNARGRFNNYPHQFSGGMRQRAMIAMSLALDPEVLIADEPTTALDVTVQAQIMDLLAELQRERQMGMILITHDLGVVADVADRIAVMYAGRIVEEADVYDLYAKPAHPYTMGLIDSIPRLDEKGQQLRTIKGLPPNLMNIPPGCPFNPRCPMAQPVCREKLPPLLQVGTARASACHFAEELVNRV, encoded by the coding sequence GTGTCCGAGCAGTCCGCGCCGGGAACCGGCGGCTCCGGACGTCCCTCCGGCCGGCTGCTCGAGGTCGACGACCTGCGGGTGGAGTTCCGTACCCGGGACGGCGTCGCCAAGGTCATCAACGGGGTCACGTACCACGTCGACGCGGGGGAGACCCTCGCCGTGCTCGGCGAGTCCGGCTCCGGTAAGAGCGTCACGGCGCAGACCATCATGGGCATCCTCGACACCCCGCCCGGCTTCGTCACCGGTGGGCAGGTCCGCTTCCACGGCAAGGACATGCTCCGCATGTCCAACGAGGAGCGCCGCCGCATCCGCGGTGAGGGCATCGCGATGATCTTCCAGGACGCGCTCTCCGCGCTGAACCCGGTCTTCACCGTCGGGTTCCAGATCGCCGAGCAGTTCCGGGTCCGGCGGGGCATGGGCCGCGCGGAGGCCAAGAAGCGCGCGATCGAGATGCTCGACCAGGTCAAGATCCCGAACGCCAGGGGCCGGTTCAACAACTATCCGCACCAGTTCTCCGGTGGTATGCGGCAGCGCGCGATGATCGCGATGTCGCTGGCGCTCGACCCGGAGGTGCTGATCGCGGACGAGCCGACCACCGCGCTCGACGTGACCGTGCAGGCCCAGATCATGGACCTGCTCGCCGAGCTCCAGCGTGAGCGGCAGATGGGCATGATCCTGATCACCCATGACCTCGGCGTGGTCGCCGACGTCGCGGACCGGATCGCGGTCATGTACGCGGGCCGGATCGTGGAGGAAGCCGATGTGTACGACCTGTACGCCAAGCCGGCGCACCCGTACACGATGGGCCTGATCGACTCGATCCCGCGCCTGGACGAGAAGGGGCAGCAGCTCCGGACGATCAAGGGCCTCCCGCCGAACCTGATGAACATCCCGCCGGGCTGCCCGTTCAATCCGCGCTGCCCCATGGCTCAGCCGGTGTGCCGGGAGAAGCTCCCGCCGCTGCTGCAGGTGGGCACCGCACGGGCCAGCGCCTGCCACTTCGCCGAGGAGCTGGTGAACCGTGTCTGA
- a CDS encoding ABC transporter permease, with translation MSDPSTASIVSTPPAQSTDAGAPATAGLPQSNEKPRGLLGDAWRDLRRKPLFWISATLIVIFLLMAAFPALFAPGDAVNGTLSRSLDKPSADGWFGYDVQGRDVYARVIYGARASIVVAVLSVLGTLLVGGAMGIIAGYRGGWVDGLLSRIADVFFGLPFVLGAIVILTTFNGSNSSNSKAQIMGLVIASLMVLSWPVVMRLMRSSVLATKEADYIVAARALGAGTGRIILKHLLPNCLAPLLVYGTIMVGSFIGAEATLSFLGVGLKSPVVSWGIMISDGQQFIRVAPGLVFFPAAFLVTAVLSFVMLGEAVREALDPKLR, from the coding sequence ATGAGTGACCCGAGTACCGCATCGATCGTCAGCACTCCTCCCGCGCAGTCGACCGACGCCGGCGCCCCCGCCACCGCCGGCCTGCCGCAGAGCAACGAGAAGCCGCGCGGCCTGCTCGGTGACGCCTGGCGGGACCTGCGGCGCAAGCCGCTGTTCTGGATTTCGGCCACGCTGATCGTGATCTTCCTGCTGATGGCGGCCTTCCCGGCGCTGTTCGCCCCGGGTGACGCGGTCAACGGCACGCTGTCCCGGAGCCTCGACAAGCCGTCCGCCGATGGTTGGTTCGGCTACGACGTGCAGGGCCGGGACGTCTACGCCCGGGTCATCTACGGCGCGCGTGCCTCCATCGTGGTCGCCGTGCTCTCCGTGCTGGGCACCCTGCTGGTCGGCGGTGCCATGGGCATCATCGCCGGCTACCGCGGTGGCTGGGTGGACGGTCTGCTCAGCCGGATCGCCGATGTCTTCTTCGGCCTGCCCTTCGTGCTCGGCGCGATCGTCATCCTGACCACGTTCAACGGCTCGAACTCCAGCAACAGCAAGGCCCAGATCATGGGCCTGGTGATCGCCTCCCTGATGGTGCTGAGCTGGCCGGTCGTGATGCGGCTGATGCGTTCCTCGGTGCTGGCCACCAAGGAGGCCGACTACATCGTGGCGGCCCGCGCGCTGGGTGCCGGCACCGGCCGGATCATCCTCAAGCACCTGCTGCCGAACTGCCTGGCCCCGCTGCTGGTCTACGGCACGATCATGGTCGGCTCGTTCATCGGCGCCGAGGCCACCCTGTCGTTCCTGGGCGTCGGCCTGAAGTCGCCGGTGGTGTCCTGGGGCATCATGATCAGCGACGGGCAGCAGTTCATCCGGGTCGCGCCGGGGCTGGTGTTCTTCCCCGCCGCGTTCCTCGTCACCGCCGTTCTGAGCTTCGTGATGCTCGGTGAGGCGGTCCGCGAGGCCCTCGATCCGAAACTCCGCTAG
- a CDS encoding ABC transporter permease, translating to MGRYLLRRLLQLVPVFIGTTFMIYALVWAVPGDPFAGKCGDRRCPDQYIAFMTEKYHLDQNVFVQYANYMKNLLQGDFGQTFSQREISDIILTSYPNTLKLALVALTIEAVIGLGAGVLTGLRRNGFLDNLVLVSTLFLIALPVFVVGFVLQWLLGVQWGIIKPTVSSEMRLSELIVPGFVLGSASVAYIARVARTSIAENRRADYVRTAIAKGLPMRRVVGVHLLRNSLIPVVTLLGTDLGALMGGAIVTEGIFGINGIGRQVFRAIVTKESATVVGIVVVLVLVYLVMNLLVDLLYAALDPRIRYE from the coding sequence ATGGGCCGTTATCTGTTGAGACGGCTGCTCCAACTCGTGCCGGTCTTCATCGGTACGACGTTCATGATCTACGCCCTCGTCTGGGCTGTTCCGGGCGATCCGTTCGCCGGCAAGTGCGGTGACCGCCGCTGCCCGGACCAGTACATCGCCTTCATGACCGAGAAGTACCACCTGGACCAGAACGTCTTCGTGCAGTACGCGAACTACATGAAGAACCTGCTCCAGGGCGACTTCGGTCAGACTTTCTCGCAGCGCGAGATCAGTGACATCATCCTGACGTCGTACCCGAACACGCTGAAGCTGGCCCTGGTGGCGCTCACCATCGAGGCCGTGATCGGCCTCGGCGCCGGCGTGCTGACCGGTCTGCGGCGCAACGGGTTCCTGGACAACCTGGTCCTGGTCTCCACGCTGTTCCTGATCGCGCTGCCGGTCTTCGTCGTCGGCTTCGTGCTTCAGTGGCTGCTGGGCGTGCAGTGGGGCATCATCAAGCCGACCGTCTCCTCCGAGATGCGGCTCTCCGAGCTGATCGTGCCGGGCTTCGTGCTCGGTAGCGCGTCAGTGGCGTACATCGCCCGGGTAGCACGAACGAGCATCGCGGAGAACCGCCGCGCCGACTACGTGCGTACCGCCATCGCCAAGGGCCTCCCGATGCGCCGGGTGGTGGGCGTGCACCTGCTGCGCAACTCGCTCATCCCGGTGGTCACCCTGCTCGGCACCGACCTCGGTGCCCTGATGGGCGGCGCGATCGTGACCGAGGGCATCTTCGGCATCAACGGAATCGGCCGCCAGGTCTTCCGCGCGATCGTCACCAAGGAAAGCGCTACCGTGGTAGGGATCGTGGTCGTCCTCGTGCTGGTCTATCTCGTGATGAACCTGCTGGTTGACCTGCTCTACGCCGCCCTGGACCCGAGGATCCGCTATGAGTGA
- a CDS encoding peptide ABC transporter substrate-binding protein, with amino-acid sequence MRVSKRATSAIALSAAAALVASGCSSGDNDGDPAASKDGSIVIHGVQPENPLVPSNTTETGGGKIIDWMWTGLVEYPNDGGAPRNALAESINTTDSKVFTIKIKKGTKFHDGTEVKAKNFVDAWNWAAYSPNGAQNGSFFSDIEGFDKTYTSDPDGEGPKKAPPPTAEKLSGLKVVDDQTFEVTLAAPTAVFPTKLGYSAFMPLPDVFFTQKPEEFGKKPVGNGPVKFVSWDDNVLIKLTRFDDYNLRDTMKVKDVDVKLYQDETAAYNDLLANNLDFLESIPTSALAGDKWKTDLGERGLSTTTPTTGLIAFPMYDKRFQDPKLRRAVSLSINRQEITDKIFFGTRKPADSWANPLTPGAKPGNCTACKFDATEAKRLLAEAGGFQGEMVFFYNTDSSHKDWMDAVAQQVKTNLGIEARAEGLPTFAVFRQQVNARKMTGPYRAAWQQDYPDVENWINPLYVTGGSSNDGLYSNPQVDALAKQAGAAPSLEASHEAFSKAVELVDQDVPSIPVYFYGQQSGHSEKIKKLELNNVGELDITSVEL; translated from the coding sequence ATGAGAGTCTCGAAGCGGGCGACGAGCGCGATCGCGCTCAGCGCGGCTGCCGCGCTTGTCGCGAGCGGTTGCTCGAGCGGTGACAATGACGGCGATCCCGCCGCCAGCAAGGACGGCTCGATCGTTATCCACGGCGTCCAGCCGGAGAACCCGCTGGTCCCGTCGAACACGACGGAGACCGGCGGTGGCAAGATCATCGACTGGATGTGGACCGGCCTGGTCGAGTACCCGAACGACGGTGGGGCCCCGCGCAACGCGCTGGCGGAGTCCATCAACACCACGGACTCCAAGGTCTTCACGATCAAGATCAAGAAGGGTACCAAGTTCCACGACGGTACCGAGGTGAAGGCGAAGAACTTCGTCGACGCCTGGAACTGGGCCGCCTACTCGCCGAACGGCGCGCAGAACGGCTCCTTCTTCTCGGACATCGAGGGCTTCGACAAGACCTACACGTCGGACCCGGACGGCGAGGGCCCGAAGAAGGCTCCGCCGCCCACGGCCGAGAAGCTGTCCGGCCTGAAGGTCGTCGACGACCAGACCTTCGAGGTCACCCTGGCGGCCCCGACCGCGGTCTTCCCGACCAAGCTCGGCTACAGCGCCTTCATGCCGCTGCCGGACGTGTTCTTCACCCAGAAGCCCGAAGAGTTCGGCAAGAAGCCGGTCGGTAACGGGCCGGTGAAGTTCGTGTCGTGGGACGACAACGTCCTCATCAAGCTGACGCGCTTCGACGACTACAACCTGCGCGACACCATGAAGGTCAAGGACGTCGACGTCAAGCTGTACCAGGACGAGACGGCGGCCTACAACGACCTGCTGGCCAACAACCTGGACTTCCTGGAGTCGATCCCCACCTCGGCGCTCGCCGGTGACAAGTGGAAGACCGACCTCGGTGAGCGGGGCCTGTCGACCACCACGCCGACGACCGGGCTGATCGCGTTCCCGATGTACGACAAGCGCTTCCAGGACCCGAAGCTGCGTCGTGCCGTGTCGCTGTCGATCAACCGGCAGGAGATCACGGACAAGATCTTCTTCGGTACCCGCAAGCCGGCCGACAGCTGGGCGAACCCGCTGACCCCGGGTGCCAAGCCGGGTAACTGCACCGCCTGCAAGTTCGACGCCACCGAGGCCAAGCGGCTCCTGGCCGAGGCCGGCGGCTTCCAGGGCGAGATGGTCTTCTTCTACAACACGGACTCCAGCCACAAGGACTGGATGGACGCCGTTGCGCAGCAGGTCAAGACCAACCTCGGCATCGAGGCCCGCGCCGAGGGCCTGCCGACCTTCGCGGTCTTCCGCCAGCAGGTCAACGCACGCAAGATGACCGGCCCGTACCGTGCCGCCTGGCAGCAGGACTACCCGGACGTGGAGAACTGGATCAACCCGCTCTACGTGACTGGTGGCTCCTCGAACGACGGCCTCTACAGCAACCCGCAGGTCGACGCGCTGGCCAAGCAGGCCGGTGCCGCGCCGAGCCTGGAGGCCTCGCACGAGGCGTTCTCCAAGGCCGTCGAGCTGGTCGACCAGGACGTCCCGAGCATTCCGGTCTACTTCTACGGCCAGCAGTCCGGCCACTCGGAGAAGATCAAGAAGCTCGAGCTGAACAACGTCGGCGAACTCGACATCACCTCGGTCGAGCTCTGA